DNA sequence from the Poecile atricapillus isolate bPoeAtr1 chromosome 12, bPoeAtr1.hap1, whole genome shotgun sequence genome:
AAACccaacacaaatatttttgggCAGTAAAAGAAGACATTGAGGAACAAGATGTTGTGACGCCGCGTTTACAGTCCGGGACAGTCATGTACGTGAGCTCGCTCTTGGAGAAGGAGCCCAGCATGTACCCAGGATCTGCCAGGGCCAGCAACAACCTGCCCGTGCAGAACTTCGTGTCTGCTCCAGCCTACTCTGACTACATGGGATaccaccctgtgccagccctggacACCCACGGGCAGCCAGCACCGGCCTGGGGCTCCCACTACGGCCCCCAGCGCGAGGACTGGAGCGCCTACGGCCCAGGCCCTTCCAGCGCCGTGCCCGCTGCCCACATCAATGGCTCGTCCCCCGGGCAGGGCTCCTACAGCTCTGCTGATTACAGCTCCCTGcaccccactgctgctgctgctgctgctgctgctgctgcggggTTACCGCCTGTAGATACAATTAATGCCCAGCAAATCTCTCCCAACAGCCAAAGGCACAGCTCTTATGAGTGGATGAGGAAAACGGTGCAAACCAACGCTGCTGGTGAGTGCAAATTCAACTTCCAACCTCAGAAAGCATCTTCTGCTATCACTGAGCGTAGAAATAATTAACTTTACTTGAAGCACATAGGTTGGTGGGTCATTTATGACATTTATTTAACCTACTGCTGTTTAATGCAGTTTTAACTAAATTTGTGCGAGTTTCACTTTCTCCCATAAAGGCTTTATGTGGTTGCTGTAGTGGAATGGCTGATGTGGTCAGACATGGCTGGAGCTCAGCTCCAGGATTCCCTGTTGGAACATTCTGTAAAGCATTTTGTGTGATAAATATGATAATCATCAAAGTGTTATGAGCAATGCAGCAGCATTTAACAGTTACAGACAGAAATACTACACTGTTATTTTGTGCTGCAGGGGAGATGTCAACATAGAATGAGGTTGATCTTTTTAAACCTTACAGACTTCTCAATAATTATAAAGAAAACGATGTGCTCTGATATAACTGCAGTGATTATGtaattttctgcaattttcctGTGTCTCATATTTTTCTACCCAGATTTATTAGGTAAGCACAAATACTCCTAGAGAAGCAATCTGACTCAATCAGCATAGACTATTTTGTTTGCAAGATCACCTAATTCCTTGGTTAAGCTtccttttcatttaatttcacatCAGTTTTACTTTCCTTACATGACAGAATTTTTCAGCTTCCACAACCACAGaattaaaaatctctttcctGCAAGTGCCACTCACTGATGTGCCTGTTCTTGCCACAAGCTGCCTGCCAGATGAACCTTTCCATGTATATTCCCAAGGTGGAAACTGGGTGTAGCGAGGTTTGCTAAATCTGTTGTTAAGGTTAAAAGTAGTAAGTGTGTGTTAGGGAGCATCAAAGAAATGctggaaagaaagcagagctaTTACAATTGGGGTAATCTTAGAAGACACAGAAAATCTGCACTGCTGCTTCAGACAGAATGCTCCTTCAAATGGTTATTACTCAGGAGCAAAATTAGCCTGGTAATTGTTTCTTAATTATAAAGCGGGCACACATTGTTTTGCCTCTGTTACTAAATATAAAATGCCTGGTGAACATGAGGATATCACAATGCTCTCCTGCCACTTGGAGCCTCCACAAAGGCCTTCAAAGTCAGGCAGATTGAGTCTGCTTTCCCCCCTTCTGTATACTCATGGAAATCCCAGTAACTTCATTAACATCATTGGGGATTGCCAGGTGGAGAAGTGATGCAAGACTTGAGTGTAGATCAAATTCAGCTGAGACTACTGAATGTCAATGAGGCAGCCCTGACTGTGTCATGTTAGAACTGAATTTTCAATGTCTGGCATTCTTGAAGAATAACATTGTTAAAGTCTAACACACTTGAAAATCTAAATCCTTGCTTTATACTTACTGAACAGTCTTGGAAGACCCTGAAAGGTTTTTCATGCGCTTATCCAAATTGATAAAATAGATCTGCAATTCAGAGACAGTTTGGGGCCTAAATTCATCTCTAGTCTGAAAAGTGCTTACACAGGATTTACAG
Encoded proteins:
- the CDX4 gene encoding homeobox protein CDX-4 translates to MYVSSLLEKEPSMYPGSARASNNLPVQNFVSAPAYSDYMGYHPVPALDTHGQPAPAWGSHYGPQREDWSAYGPGPSSAVPAAHINGSSPGQGSYSSADYSSLHPTAAAAAAAAAAGLPPVDTINAQQISPNSQRHSSYEWMRKTVQTNAAGKTRTKEKYRVVYTDHQRLELEKEFHCNRYITIRRKSELAANLGLSERQVKIWFQNRRAKERKMIKKKISQFDGSGGSAQSDSGSLSPNELSNSLFPPPHRINGLQPNDIHQVMVSE